The nucleotide window GAGGGCGATCAGCTCCAGATCGGCAACCATCGCATTCGCCTCGGCGGCATCGACGCGCCTGCCGTCGATCAGCTCTGCCTCAACACGAAGGCTGAACGCTGGACCTGCGGCGCCGCCGCGCGCGACGAACTGATCAAGCGCTTCGGGGCCAAGAGCTGGACCTGTCGTACAAGGGCGGTAGCGGATCGCCGCGGCCGCACGGTGGCGCGCTGCGAGGCCAACGGTGAGGACATCCAGAAATGGCTGGTGTCGAACGGCTGGGCGCTGGCGCTGACGCGTCTCTCGCGCGACTACGAGGCGGACGAGAAGGCCGCGCGCGAGGCCAAGGCCGGGATGTGGCAGGGCGCGTTCATCGCACCGTGGGACTGGCGCATCCGCAACAAGAAGACCGCCGTTCTCGGCGCCGTCCAGCCGCCGGAGAATGCCCGGGCGGTCCTGTTGGCCTCGGCATCCGGACCGGTGGCGCCCTCGCCCGACTGCACCATCAAGGGCAACGTCAACCGGTCCGGCGAGTGCATCTATCATCAGCCGACGAGCCGCTGGTATGCGAAGATCCAGATGAAGATATCAAAAGGAACGCGCTGGTTCTGCTCGGTCGAGGAGGCCGAAGCCGCCGGTTGTCGCGAGACGCGGCGGTAGCGACATTCTTCAACCTCTCCCCGTGAAGAACGGGGAGGGGGAGAAGTCCGGCAACACTTCCCGACCCATGAGCGTGACGGCGTGCCAGATCGACCAACCGAAAAACGATTGCGACGGCAGCGGCGCGGCGGAATGCGGCGGGCGGCGATGTTCACGCTCGTCATCCTCGGCGGTTACGGTCTGTTCGCCTATCTGCTGCTGCCGCTGTTCTGGACGCATTACGAGCATCAGCGCGGGCTGGCCGACATGCCGATGGTGACGCGCACCGCACAGGGCATCCCCGGCGATCCCATGAATGTCGGACTGATCGGCGATGAGCGCGACGTGGTCTGCGCCATGCATGCTGCGGGATGGTATCCGGCCGACCGGATCACGCTGAAATCCTCGATCGAGATCATCGGCAGCGTGCTGCTCGACAGGCCGTACAAGGACGCGCCGGTGAGCAACCTGTATTATCTCGGCCGCCGCGAAGATCTCGCCTATGAAAAGCCGATCGGAAGCAGCGCCGACCGCCGCAACCATGTGCGCTACTGGAAGGTGCTGGACAGCGGCGAGGAGAAGCGTCCGGTCTGGCTGGGCGCGGCGACGGAAGATCGCGGCGTCGGCGTCAGCCGATACACCGCCGCCGTCACGCACCACATCTCGCCCGATCTCGACACCGAGCGCGCGCTGCTTGCGGCCGATCTCGACAATGCCGGCATGGTGGAAGCGAAATATCAGGTCACCGGCATCGGCCCCACGGTCGCAGGGCGGAACGGCGGCGGCGATCTCTACTACACCGACGGCGAAATCTGGGTGCTACGGCTGGTCGAGGCATGCAAGAAGCGCGAAGGGCCTGCGGCGACGATCCCGAGCCCGACGGCGACCGAATTGAAGGACCAGATCTGGCGCGCGATCGCCAATGCGGTGGGGAGATAGTTTGCGCGGCCATCGCGAGGCGCGGAGCAATCAGAGCAATTTGATCCTTTTTGCGACTCTGGATTGCTTCGCGGAGCCTGTCATCGGGCGCACATTTTTGTGCGACCCGGTGGCTCGCAATGACGCCCTTGATCGAATATTATCTCAACCAAACCTCACGCTCGATTTCGCGTATCTGCCGATTAAGGAAAAACAACAAATGACCGTTCGCGCGGGCCGGGAATTTCTGGCCATCCCGGGACCCACCACCATGCCCGACGAAGTGCTGCAGGCGATGCACCGCCCAGCGCTCGACATCTATTCCGATCAGATGGTGCAACTGACCGAAAGCCTGCTCGCCGATCTCTCGAAGCTGTTCGCCACCAAAGGCAAATCCTACATCTACATCGCCAACGGCCATGGCGCGTGGGAAGCGACGCTTTCCAACGTGTTGTCGCGCGGCGACAAGGTGCTGGTCCTGGAAAGCGGACGCTTTGCGATCGGCTGGGGCCAGGCGGCGGCTGCGATGGGCGCCGAGGTCGAGGTGCTCAGGGGCGACTGGCGCCGCGCGATCCGCGCCGGCGAGGTCGAGGCGCGGCTGCGGCAGGACAAGGACCACACCATCAAGGCGATCGTCGCCGTGCAGGTCGATACGGCTTCCGGCGCCTATAACGATATCGAAGCGATCGGCAAGGCGATCAAATCGACCGGACATCCCGCGCTGTTCATGGTCGATACTGTGGCCTCCCTCGGCTGCATGCCATTCGAGATGGACGCGTGGGGTATCGACGTCGCGATGTCCGGCTCGCAGAAGGGCCTGATGACGCCGCCGGGCTTAGGTTTTGTCGCTGCTAACGACCGCGCCCGCGAGGTGCATAAAAAGGCCAACCTCCGCACGCCCTACTGGGACTGGACCGAGCGCGAGGGCAGCGAGCACTACCGCAAATATGCCGGCACTGCCCCGGTGCATCTGTTGTTCGCGCTGCGCAAGGCGATCGACATGCTCCAGACGGAAGGGCTGGAGAACGCGTATCTGCGCCATCGCCTGCTCGCCGAAGCGGTGCGCCGCGCGGTGGCTGTGTGGGGCGAGGGCCAGGTGATCGGCTTCAACATCGCGGAGGCCAATGAGCGCTCGAACACCGTGACGACAGTGACCATGAACGGCCACGATCCTTTGGCGCTGCAGCGCTACTGCAAGGAGAAATGCGGCGTGGTGCTCGGCACCGGGATTGGTGATTTGTCCGGCCAGGCCTTTCGCATCGCCCATATGGGCCATGTCAACGCGCCGATGATTTTGGGCACGCTCGGCGTCGTCGAGGTCGGCCTCAATGCGCTCGACATTCCCCATGGCAAGGGCGGAACCGAAGCCGCAATCGAATATCTCGGCGAGAACGTGGTGGCATAGAAGCCGCCGTCCCTGCTTTCGCAGGTACCCATGCCACAGGCCTCTGTTATAGGCGAAGCGGTCTCCTGTTGTGCAATTCCACTCGCCGAGGCGTGCGGTCCCGGCTCGCGCGGAGCCCGTCATCGGGCGCGCATTCGCGCGACCCGTTGGCTTGGCCGGGACGACAGC belongs to Bradyrhizobium icense and includes:
- a CDS encoding thermonuclease family protein: MKLGTLLSAFLLLSLPATSHAADITGVPKIREGDQLQIGNHRIRLGGIDAPAVDQLCLNTKAERWTCGAAARDELIKRFGAKSWTCRTRAVADRRGRTVARCEANGEDIQKWLVSNGWALALTRLSRDYEADEKAAREAKAGMWQGAFIAPWDWRIRNKKTAVLGAVQPPENARAVLLASASGPVAPSPDCTIKGNVNRSGECIYHQPTSRWYAKIQMKISKGTRWFCSVEEAEAAGCRETRR
- a CDS encoding LssY C-terminal domain-containing protein, producing MRRAAMFTLVILGGYGLFAYLLLPLFWTHYEHQRGLADMPMVTRTAQGIPGDPMNVGLIGDERDVVCAMHAAGWYPADRITLKSSIEIIGSVLLDRPYKDAPVSNLYYLGRREDLAYEKPIGSSADRRNHVRYWKVLDSGEEKRPVWLGAATEDRGVGVSRYTAAVTHHISPDLDTERALLAADLDNAGMVEAKYQVTGIGPTVAGRNGGGDLYYTDGEIWVLRLVEACKKREGPAATIPSPTATELKDQIWRAIANAVGR
- a CDS encoding pyridoxal-phosphate-dependent aminotransferase family protein, with product MTVRAGREFLAIPGPTTMPDEVLQAMHRPALDIYSDQMVQLTESLLADLSKLFATKGKSYIYIANGHGAWEATLSNVLSRGDKVLVLESGRFAIGWGQAAAAMGAEVEVLRGDWRRAIRAGEVEARLRQDKDHTIKAIVAVQVDTASGAYNDIEAIGKAIKSTGHPALFMVDTVASLGCMPFEMDAWGIDVAMSGSQKGLMTPPGLGFVAANDRAREVHKKANLRTPYWDWTEREGSEHYRKYAGTAPVHLLFALRKAIDMLQTEGLENAYLRHRLLAEAVRRAVAVWGEGQVIGFNIAEANERSNTVTTVTMNGHDPLALQRYCKEKCGVVLGTGIGDLSGQAFRIAHMGHVNAPMILGTLGVVEVGLNALDIPHGKGGTEAAIEYLGENVVA